The following coding sequences are from one Bos taurus isolate L1 Dominette 01449 registration number 42190680 breed Hereford chromosome 26, ARS-UCD2.0, whole genome shotgun sequence window:
- the LOC100295703 gene encoding carbohydrate-binding protein AQN-1 isoform X2, which yields MHLTQVPDTVKLLQTTTVSTESDEDARKCGGVRRNFSGRISSYSSWEPKCTWTILLERGYRIVLTIPFLSLNCNEEYVEITDGLPDSTTFGKFCSGGHLVFRSSSNVMTVKYYRSSNQPVSSFDIFYYGRPSVLHPQLSDRAHT from the exons ATGCACCTAACTCAGGTCCCTGATACAGTGAAGCTTCTACAAA CCACAACGGTTTCAACAGAATCGGATGAAG ACGCTAGAAAATGTGGGGGCGTCCGCAGAAACTTCTCTGGGAGGATCTCCAGCTATTCCTCATGGGAGCCAAAGTGTACTTGGACTATCCTCTTGGAGAGAGGTTATAGAATTGTACTGACAATTCCATTTCTCAG CCTCAACTGTAATGAAGAGTATGTGGAAATCACAGACGGGCTGCCAGACAGTACTACATTTGGGAAGTTCTGTTCAGGGGGACACCTGGTGTTTCGATCTTCTTCCAATGTCATGACTGTGAAGTACTACAGAAGTTCCAACCAGCCAGTATcttcttttgatatattttacTACGGGCGTCCATCAG TTCTCCATCCACAGCTTAGTGATCGTGCTCACACCTAA
- the LOC100295703 gene encoding carbohydrate-binding protein AQN-1 isoform X1: MKLPSVIPWALLLSTATTVSTESDEDARKCGGVRRNFSGRISSYSSWEPKCTWTILLERGYRIVLTIPFLSLNCNEEYVEITDGLPDSTTFGKFCSGGHLVFRSSSNVMTVKYYRSSNQPVSSFDIFYYGRPSVLHPQLSDRAHT, translated from the exons CCACAACGGTTTCAACAGAATCGGATGAAG ACGCTAGAAAATGTGGGGGCGTCCGCAGAAACTTCTCTGGGAGGATCTCCAGCTATTCCTCATGGGAGCCAAAGTGTACTTGGACTATCCTCTTGGAGAGAGGTTATAGAATTGTACTGACAATTCCATTTCTCAG CCTCAACTGTAATGAAGAGTATGTGGAAATCACAGACGGGCTGCCAGACAGTACTACATTTGGGAAGTTCTGTTCAGGGGGACACCTGGTGTTTCGATCTTCTTCCAATGTCATGACTGTGAAGTACTACAGAAGTTCCAACCAGCCAGTATcttcttttgatatattttacTACGGGCGTCCATCAG TTCTCCATCCACAGCTTAGTGATCGTGCTCACACCTAA